A portion of the Salmo trutta chromosome 1, fSalTru1.1, whole genome shotgun sequence genome contains these proteins:
- the LOC115198114 gene encoding meiosis-specific coiled-coil domain-containing protein MEIOC-like, with protein MEFNNAVKNRISASSRGVRMAFDRFQSASAGSDSFFSPNKHQTCGTADNERLLQPYLPLPDFSLPEEPPMSYTPWSAQDDPYQLINCTQNNVKSRNLPDGNDCGSEADLYGLVSNILEEADQMDSYYTEETLSQLKSVWSPKSMSDDCQQYFQSESKVQSNFLPNHVYPESFSKAQGQPMNRGSEEFYQRFNGFDTSDQQWLLSSCNGDMDTRYSLQTQELPKPPGLPLPNVGNAYRSNTRLSKHEYNTAEKIGGFCGSGNALSDHMDAFAPSFCPQSKINSQCFDHYYEEFPGQISAKPRRTKQYTMQEVNKLASNIQALMVGEQDNACGREPQNRQSVQMQYDNIMAEQRNFSNTRMPGQSTQAMQFKKELGGEYGAMQRETDGGMKSKQPLQSDFDSKDLCGFGPQHVEYFQQPKSFSASFNPTISHQNKMAVQKGNNPLSTGLSLNQYSNHYSQQNQLQNKLKQHQQPRGNCLSSGPSKMLSHSVSEFVPQHSHQMQRGPPPCIQDYSQGDGPSLHSSREGQNQVGMGMGGLRRGASDSDFEMQLDKSRMHMAGLVADGCSSTQRLDGKTRLQTSTHMTGDGDKTQGLLQNPYLDLLGSMYGSQRFGGGNGTVNAGKNPAFLPCMYQAVNDPRQNSCHMSLNSASFNSRSSYPYGGSIPPMDLCDLLPDGEFAAFNPYLNDMMGSSGENPYTGMMGGLRSPRIMRNRGGPMSQLHFHLEECYEQWRVLEKERKKTEDVLTMSYPGKRISVVTSSALPKIPPNPSRVDRLIVDQIREQAKVVSLLGKMERLRSVPLHANICSALDRHLEAIYITQARRKEEFVNTSNRQRQASAHFREDRDILLLATALRDLCLTTRKSRTALWCALQMTLPKSNTDTDKLDEQGTSEETSPGRTLIQF; from the exons ATGGag TTTAATAATGCAGTGAAGAATAGAATAAGTGCAAGTTCAAGAGGAGTGAGAATGGCGTTTGATCGATTCCAGAGTGCATCAGCGGGTTCAGACTCATTCTTTTCCCCAAATAAGCATCAG ACCTGTGGAACTGCGGACAACGAAAGGCTCTTGCAGCCTTACCTCCCATTACCCGATTTCTCACTACCAGAAGAACCTCCCATGTCCTACACACCCTGGTCTGCACAGGATGATCCATATCAACTCATTAATTGCACCCAGAACAATGTTAAAAGCAG GAATCTCCCAGATGGAAATGACTGTGGAAGTGAAGCTGATCTCTATGGGCTGGTGTCAAATATCTTGGAAGAGGCTGATCAAATGGACAGTTACTATACTGAAGA GACATTATCCCAACTGAAATCTGTCTGGTCTCCCAAGTCAATGAGCGACGATTGCCAGCAGTACTTCCAGTCAGAGTCCAAAGTGCAGTCCAACTTTCTGCCGAACCATGTTTACCCTGAGTCTTTCAGTAAAGCACAAGGGCAGCCAATGAACAGAGGTTCCGAAGAGTTCTACCAGCGTTTCAACGGCTTTGATACCAGTGACCAGCAGTGGCTCCTCTCTTCCTGCAATGGAGATATGGACACTAGATACTCTCTACAGACCCAAGAGCTGCCGAAGCCGCCGGGGCTACCGCTACCCAACGTGGGGAACGCCTACCGTTCAAACACGAGGCTGAGTAAACACGAGTACAACACAGCTGAGAAGATTGGAGGGTTCTGTGGGTCTGGGAACGCTCTTTCTGACCACATGGATGCCTTTGCACCCTCCTTCTGCCCCCAGAGCAAGATAAACAGCCAGTGCTTTGACCACTACTATGAAGAGTTCCCAGGCCAGATCAGTGCCAAGCCCAGAAGGACCAAGCAGTACACCATGCAAGAGGTCAACAAGCTGGCCAGCAACATCCAGGCTCTGATGGTAGGTGAGCAGGACAACGCATGTGGTAGGGAGCCCCAGAACCGGCAGAGTGTGCAGATGCAGTATGACAACATCATGGCCGAACAGAGGAACTTCTCCAACACCAGGATGCCTGGGCAAAGCACTCAAGCCATGCAGTTTAAGAAGGAACTGGGAGGGGAGTATGGAGCCATGCAGAGGGAGACTGATGGCGGAATGAAGAGCAAACAGCCGCTACAGAGTGACTTTGATTCCAAAGACTTATGTGGATTTGGTCCACAACACGTTGAGTATTTCCAACAACCAAAATCATTCTCAGCGTCTTTCAATCCTACAATTTCACACCAAAACAAGATGGCTGTCCAGAAAGGAAACAACCCCCTTTCAACGGGCCTGAGTCTGAACCAGTACTCTAACCATTATAGCCAGCAGAACCAGTTGCAGAACAAACTCAAGCAGCATCAGCAGCCAAGGGGAAACTGTTTATCCTCTGGGCCGTCCAAGATGCTGTCCCACTCTGTGTCTGAGTTTGTACCTCAGCACTCCCACCAGATGCAGAGAGGACCACCACCGTGCATCCAGGACTACAGTCAGGGGGACGGGCCCAGCCTCCACAGCAGCAGGGAAGGACAGAACCAGGTCGGGATGGGCATGGGCGGGCTGAGGAGGGGAGCCAGCGACAGTGACTTTGAGATGCAGCTGGACAAGAGCAGGATGCACATGGCTGGGCTGGTGGCTGATGGCTGCTCCTCCACTCAGCGCTTGGATGGGAAGACAAGGCTCCAGACCAGCACTCACATGACAGGAGACGGGGACAAGACGCAGGGGCTCCTGCAGAACCCTTACCTCGACCTACTCGGCAGCATGTATGGCTCTCAGAGATTCGGCGGAGGAAACGGCACAGTCAACGCAGGAAAGAACCCAGCCTTTCTGCCTTGCATGTATCAGGCTGTGAATGACCCCAGACAGAACTCCTGCCACATGTCTCTGAACTCTGCCAGCTTCAACTCCAGATCCTCCTACCCCTACGGTGGTTCCATCCCCCCCATGGACCTGTGTGACCTGCTGCCAGACGGGGAATTTGCGGCTTTTAACCCTTACCTCAATGACATGATGGGCTCCAGCGGAGAGAACCCCTACACAGGGATGATGGGAGGCCTCCGCTCCCCGAGGATAATGAGGAACCGGGGAGGACCCATGAGCCAGCTCCACTTTCACCTGGAGGAGTGCTATGAGCAGTGGAGAGtcctggagaaggagaggaagaag ACAGAGGACGTCCTTACCATGAGTTATCCTGGAAAGCGGATTTCTGTGGTGACCAGCAGTGCCCTCCCCAAAATCCCACCTAACCCTTCCAGAGTGGACCGTCTCATCGTGGACCAGATCCGAGAACAAGCCAAG GTGGTGAGCCTTCTGGGTAAAATGGAGCGTCTGCGTAGCGTCCCCCTCCATGCCAATATTTGTTCAGCACTGGACAGACACCTCGAGGCTATTTACATTACCCAGGCCAGACGCAAGGAGGAATTTGTCAACACTTCAAACCGTCAGAGACAGGCCAGCGCACATTTCAGAGAGGACAGAG ATATCCTGCTGCTTGCTACAGCACTGAGGGATCTGTGTTTGACCACAAGGAAGTCCCGCACTGCCCTGTGGTGTGCCCTACAGATGACCCTACCCAAGTCCAACACAGACACGGACAAGCTGGATGAGCAGGGCACCTCTGAGGAGACCAGCCCAGGGAGAACACTTATCCAGTTCTGA
- the LOC115198123 gene encoding frizzled-2-like yields MKMDFQTSCVTFFALIMPSMMVSAQGDNGIAFPDHGFCQPISIPLCTDIAYNQTIMPNLVGHYNQEDAGLEVHQFYPLVKVQCSPELKFFLCSMYAPVCTVLEKAIPPCRSICERAKHGCEALMNKFGFQWPERLRCENFPVLGDGHICVGQNESTATAPPVHMPVPGTPGVHVYSTSDRPFRCPSVLKVPTYLNYSFLGELDCGAPCEHSRSSGGYMFFNDKEIYFARIWILIWSSLCCASTLFTVTTYLVDMQRFKYPERPIIFLSGCYTMVSIAYIAGYFLGDKVVCNDSFTPDGYKTIVQGTKKEGCTILFMMLYFFSMASSIWWVILSLTWFLAAGMKWGHEAIEANSQYFHLAAWAVPAVKTISILAMGQIEGDVLSGVCFVGLNSLNPIRGFVLAPLFIYLFIGTSFLLAGFVSLFRIRTIMKHDGTKTEKLERLMVRIGVFSVLYTVPATIVIACFFYEQAFRHHWERSWVSRNCKGLAIPCPMQYTPRMTPDFTVYMIKYLMTLIVGITSGFWIWSGKTLHSWRKFYTRLSNGRHGETTV; encoded by the coding sequence ATGAAAATGGATTTTCAAACGAGTTGTGTGACTTTTTTCGCACTGATCATGCCGTCAATGATGGTATCAGCGCAAGGGGATAATGGCATTGCTTTCCCGGACCACGGATTTTGCCAGCCTATTTCAATCCCACTATGCACGGACATCGCCTACAATCAAACTATCATGCCCAATCTGGTGGGACATTACAACCAAGAGGACGCAGGACTGGAGGTACACCAGTTTTACCCCTTGGTAAAGGTACAGTGCTCGCCGGAACTTAAATTCTTCCTATGTTCAATGTATGCGCCTGTTTGTACAGTTTTGGAAAAGGCCATTCCACCCTGTCGCTCAATTTGCGAGAGGGCAAAGCACGGCTGCGAGGCACTCATGAATAAATTCGGGTTCCAGTGGCCAGAACGCCTCCGGTGCGAGAATTTCCCCGTGCTTGGAGACGGGCACATTTGCGTGGGTCAGAATGAATCTACTGCCACTGCCCCGCCCGTCCACATGCCAGTCCCTGGAACCCCTGGCGTCCATGTCTACTCCACTTCAGACAGGCCTTTCCGCTGTCCATCTGTGCTCAAAGTCCCCACTTATCTGAATTATTCGTTTCTGGGGGAGCTGGATTGTGGAGCACCATGTGAACACTCCAGGAGCAGTGGAGGCTACATGTTCTTCAATGATAAAGAGATTTATTTTGCACGCATATGGATCCTCATCTGGTCTTCTCTGTGCTGTGCCTCCACCCTATTCACCGTCACCACCTACCTAGTGGACATGCAGCGCTTCAAGTACCCGGAGAGGCCCATCATCTTCCTTTCTGGCTGCTACACCATGGTCTCCATAGCCTATATCGCTGGCTACTTCCTGGGGGACAAGGTGGTGTGCAATGACAGCTTCACCCCAGACGGATACAAGACCATAGTCCAGGGGACAAAGAAGGAGGGCTGCACCATCCTCTTCATGATGCTGTATTTCTTCAGCATGGCCAGTTCCATCTGGTGGGTCATCCTCTCCCTCACCTGGTTCCTGGCAGCTGGGATGAAGTGGGGGCATGAGGCTATTGAGGCCAACTCCCAGTACTTCCACCTGGCAGCCTGGGCTGTGCCCGCCGTGAAGACCATCAGCATCCTGGCCATGGGGCAGATCGAGGGGGACGTGCTCAGTGGGGTGTGCTTTGTGGGCCTCAACAGCCTGAACCCCATACGGGGGTTTGTCCTGGCCCCCCTCTTCATCTACCTCTTCATCGGTACCTCCTTCCTCCTGGCCGGCTTCGTGTCCCTGTTCCGCATCCGCACCATAATGAAGCACGACGGCACCAAGACGGAGAAGCTGGAGCGCCTGATGGTGCGCATCGGGGTGTTCAGCGTGCTCTACACCGTCCCCGCCACCATCGTCATCGCCTGCTTCTTCTACGAGCAGGCCTTCCGCCACCACTGGGAGAGAAGCTGGGTCAGCCGTAACTGTAAAGGCTTAGCCATCCCCTGCCCCATGCAGTACACCCCCCGCATGACCCCCGACTTCACCGTCTACATGATCAAGTACCTGATGACCCTCATAGTGGGCATCACCTCCGGGTTCTGGATCTGGTCTGGCAAGACACTCCACTCCTGGCGCAAGTTCTATACCAGACTCTCAAACGGTAGGCATGGAGAGACCACTGTCTAG
- the LOC115198129 gene encoding coiled-coil domain-containing protein 43-like yields the protein MAASMADAGEFERWLNDRLDSLEVDQEVYGAYILGILQEEESDEEKEDALLGILSAFLEDEKLEDVCKEIISQWAESCARSATKNKEDAEVLAIANLIEKQAQIVVKQKEVSQESRKRKEAKEAVLAQYANITDDEDEAEEEEQAFPPSGDKSLFKNTNVEEVLSRKKQQRDQAKEDSHKKKETDKMQREKDKLARQDRKDKEKKRTQKGERKR from the exons ATGGCGGCGTCCATGGCAGATGCCGGGGAGTTTGAGAGGTGGCTGAATGATCGACTAGACTCCTTAGAAGTGGACCAGGAGGTGTATGGAGCTTATATTTTAGGAATACTTCAAGAGGAGGAGAGTGACGAAGAGAAGGAGGACGCACTGCTAGGAATTCTATCTGCGTTTTTG GAGGATGAGAAACTTGAAGATGTCTGCAAAGAGATCATTAGCCAGTGGGCTGAGAGCTGTGCCCGGTCGGCAACCAAAAACAAGGAGGATG ctGAGGTACTGGCCATTGCCAATCTGATAGAGAAGCAGGCACAGATTGTGGTGAAACAGAAGGAAGTATCTCAGGAGTCCAGGAAGAGGAAAGAAGCTAAAGAAGCAGTCCTGGCTCAATATGCCAATATCACCGATGATGAGGA TGAAGCTGAAGAGGAGGAGCAGGCTTTCCCCCCCAGTGGTGATAAAT CCCTGTTTAAGAACACCAACGTGGAGGAGGTTCTGAGCAGGAAGAAGCAGCAGAGGGACCAGGCTAAGGAAGATTCGCATAAGAAGAAAGAGACGGACAAGATGCAGCGCGAGAAGGATAAACTAGCCAGGCAGGACAGGAAGGACAAGGAGAAGAAACGCACACAGAAAGGGGAACGCAAAAGATGA